One region of Polaribacter pectinis genomic DNA includes:
- a CDS encoding M20/M25/M40 family metallo-hydrolase has product MKKITFLFLTSLFILSCNQKQEKVVDSNLLSSEEKIDSTSIKTLFNSALTEGKSYEWLRDLTKNIGGRLSGSPEAAKAVEWGTKLMNEVGLDSVWLQPVMVPHWVRGEKEIATYTTDGGQKNVPICALGFSIATPESGILAEVIEVKSLEEAEEMGEKLRDKIVFFNGAFDNTLINTFQAYGGCVGQRYSGARVCGKFGAKGVIVRSMTNVIDDNPHTGTMSYGDIPIEQYTPTAAISSRAAEILSADLKQYPNLKFYFKQSCKTLPDAPSFNVVGQITGSETPENIMVVGGHLDSWDLGEGAHDDGTGIVQSLEVAYLFKKNNIKPKNTLRVVFFMNEENGTRGAKKYAELAKLNKENHIGGLESDAGGHTPRGFTIDANAVNTKLLQSWKKLLSPYGLHDLDKGGSGADISPLKDDNVTLVGYRPDSQRYFDYHHTSIDTFDKVNKRELELGSASMASIIYLMDKYLYKNTPVKP; this is encoded by the coding sequence ATGAAAAAAATCACTTTCTTATTTTTAACTTCATTATTTATATTGTCTTGTAATCAAAAACAAGAAAAAGTCGTAGATTCTAATCTATTATCTTCAGAAGAAAAAATCGATTCAACAAGTATAAAAACTTTATTCAACAGTGCTTTAACAGAAGGTAAATCTTACGAATGGTTAAGAGATTTAACTAAAAATATTGGCGGACGTTTATCTGGTTCTCCTGAAGCTGCAAAAGCAGTAGAATGGGGCACGAAATTAATGAATGAAGTTGGTTTAGATTCAGTTTGGTTGCAACCAGTTATGGTGCCACATTGGGTTAGAGGTGAAAAAGAAATAGCAACTTATACCACAGATGGAGGTCAGAAAAATGTACCAATTTGTGCATTAGGGTTTTCTATTGCAACACCAGAATCTGGAATTTTAGCAGAAGTTATTGAGGTAAAAAGTTTGGAAGAAGCGGAAGAAATGGGCGAGAAATTACGCGATAAAATTGTCTTTTTTAATGGAGCTTTCGATAATACATTAATAAATACTTTTCAGGCTTATGGAGGTTGTGTAGGTCAGCGTTATTCTGGCGCAAGAGTATGTGGTAAATTTGGAGCAAAAGGTGTTATTGTGCGTTCTATGACTAATGTAATTGACGATAATCCTCATACAGGAACTATGAGCTATGGAGATATTCCCATAGAACAATACACACCAACAGCTGCAATTAGTTCTAGAGCAGCAGAAATTTTAAGTGCTGATTTAAAGCAATATCCTAATTTAAAATTCTACTTTAAACAAAGTTGCAAAACTTTGCCAGATGCACCATCTTTTAATGTGGTTGGACAAATTACAGGTTCTGAAACTCCAGAAAATATTATGGTTGTTGGCGGACATTTAGATTCTTGGGATTTAGGTGAAGGTGCACACGATGATGGAACAGGAATTGTACAATCTTTAGAAGTTGCTTATTTATTCAAAAAGAATAACATTAAACCTAAAAACACATTACGAGTTGTGTTTTTTATGAATGAAGAAAACGGAACAAGAGGTGCAAAAAAATATGCTGAATTAGCAAAATTGAACAAAGAAAACCATATTGGAGGTTTAGAATCTGATGCTGGAGGACATACCCCAAGAGGTTTCACTATTGATGCAAATGCTGTAAATACAAAATTATTACAAAGTTGGAAAAAACTATTGTCTCCTTATGGTTTACATGATTTAGACAAAGGTGGTTCTGGCGCAGATATTTCTCCATTAAAAGACGATAATGTAACGTTAGTTGGTTACAGACCAGATTCTCAAAGATATTTCGATTATCATCACACAAGCATAGATACTTTCGATAAAGTAAACAAAAGGGAATTAGAATTAGGGAGTGCTTCTATGGCAAGTATTATTTATTTAATGGATAAATATTTATATAAAAATACACCAGTTAAGCCATAA
- a CDS encoding TonB-dependent receptor, whose amino-acid sequence MKKGFTILLILLGIFSAKAQEEPIEKVKDTVKTEVVEVVTKYNPKIADAKKIKKNPTLKIFEKSKKKKLEYTIFSAPVASTFIPKSGVVKGIDVGVKERIYKNYLAVGYGNYATPFVETFLHHSTRFENEFGLSAKYLASEENVRKSVLNSTFSNFNVGAFYKQEDRYFDWKVSLNSERNQYNWYGLPEIVFAETTVNSINEEQTYNYFNVIGEFTFKDSYIDFGKISASYFTDDYNSTEILAKFDAKLDFPLDFIKPNLNDISIKTSVEYLKGEFKNSYKDNNPVKYSIITVKINPEYKIAYLGFAFKAGLKTYVSLDSENDASNIFLIPDVLLQRPIIKEHLNIYGGFSGDLHTNTYKSFTEENPFISPTLFITQTLEESNWFLGFNGNITNDISFNLKASAKNEEDKPLFLRNASKSDGSTAVVNNSLLKGYEFGNSFSVYYDDVKTTSLFAEVQYDFSKRITFTTQIQFDNYTVTNALTEWNLPTLQASLKTEYKKNKWYASANAFYVSERKDGLYNGEFPSSFSGIQTIDSFIDVNLNGGYHFNDKFSAFLKLNNVLNTEYQRFANFDTQGFQALAGITYKFDF is encoded by the coding sequence ATGAAAAAAGGCTTTACCATATTACTAATTCTATTGGGCATTTTTTCTGCAAAGGCACAAGAAGAGCCTATAGAAAAAGTTAAGGATACTGTAAAAACAGAAGTTGTAGAAGTAGTTACAAAATACAATCCAAAAATTGCTGATGCAAAAAAAATAAAGAAGAACCCTACTTTAAAAATTTTTGAGAAAAGTAAAAAGAAGAAATTAGAATATACTATTTTTTCTGCACCTGTAGCTTCTACTTTTATCCCTAAAAGTGGAGTTGTAAAAGGGATAGATGTTGGTGTTAAAGAACGTATTTACAAAAATTATTTAGCAGTAGGTTATGGTAATTATGCAACTCCTTTTGTAGAAACCTTTTTACATCACAGTACAAGATTCGAAAACGAGTTTGGTTTATCTGCTAAATATTTAGCTTCAGAAGAAAATGTTAGAAAATCTGTTTTAAATAGTACTTTTTCTAATTTTAATGTAGGAGCTTTTTACAAACAAGAAGATCGTTATTTCGATTGGAAAGTGAGTTTAAATTCAGAGAGAAACCAATACAATTGGTATGGCCTGCCAGAAATAGTGTTTGCAGAAACTACTGTAAATTCAATAAATGAAGAACAAACTTATAACTATTTTAATGTTATTGGAGAATTCACTTTTAAAGATTCATATATAGATTTTGGTAAAATTTCTGCCTCTTACTTTACAGACGATTATAATAGCACAGAAATTTTAGCAAAATTTGATGCCAAGCTAGATTTTCCTTTAGATTTTATAAAACCTAATTTAAATGATATTTCAATTAAAACCAGTGTAGAATATTTAAAAGGCGAATTTAAGAATAGTTATAAAGACAATAATCCTGTAAAATATAGCATTATTACTGTTAAAATAAATCCAGAATATAAAATTGCATATTTAGGTTTTGCATTTAAAGCAGGTTTAAAAACCTATGTTTCTTTAGATTCCGAAAATGATGCTAGTAATATTTTCTTAATTCCAGATGTATTACTTCAAAGACCAATAATAAAAGAACACCTAAATATTTATGGAGGTTTTTCAGGCGATTTACACACAAACACTTACAAGAGTTTTACAGAAGAAAACCCTTTTATTTCACCTACTTTATTTATTACGCAAACCTTAGAAGAGTCTAATTGGTTTCTAGGCTTCAACGGAAATATAACAAACGACATCAGTTTTAATTTAAAAGCAAGTGCTAAAAATGAAGAAGACAAACCCTTGTTTTTAAGAAACGCATCTAAATCAGATGGTTCTACTGCAGTTGTTAATAATTCGCTTTTAAAAGGTTATGAGTTTGGTAACTCATTTAGTGTGTATTATGATGATGTTAAAACAACCTCACTGTTTGCAGAAGTTCAATACGATTTTTCTAAAAGAATCACTTTTACTACACAAATACAATTCGATAATTACACTGTTACAAATGCCTTAACGGAATGGAATTTACCAACTTTACAAGCATCTTTAAAAACAGAATATAAAAAGAATAAATGGTATGCATCTGCAAATGCTTTTTATGTAAGTGAAAGAAAAGATGGTTTATATAATGGAGAATTTCCTTCAAGTTTTAGTGGAATACAAACCATAGATTCTTTCATTGATGTGAATTTAAATGGTGGATATCATTTTAACGATAAGTTTTCTGCTTTCTTAAAACTGAACAATGTTTTAAATACAGAATACCAACGTTTTGCAAATTTCGACACACAAGGTTTTCAAGCTTTGGCGGGTATTACTTATAAGTTTGATTTTTAA
- a CDS encoding tetratricopeptide repeat protein, which produces MKFGFNRKQFLFIFILLLSVSGFCQQSVAETNVLTDYNNALHLFYNKAYAAAQKTFTKVNNEATKSSNLKSDAAYYEAMCAVKLNQPDADKKVLAFVDENPNSNKKNKAYFNVANYYFANKKAAYALKWYGKVNTDLLSDDNRKELNFKKGYGLLVTNNYSLAKPHFLGLINDPKYGNDSRYYYGYIAYKLEDYGIAESTLKEIADNETYRLEISYYLLDISFKAGKFERCTIVGEELLKTVKRKERSEISKIVGESYFNLKKYAEAIPYLKEYRGKKGKWNNTDFYQLGYAYYKQNDFENAVSNFNKIIDEKNSVAQNAYYHLGECYLNLDKKAEALNAFKSASEMHFDREIKQDAALNYVKLSYEEGNPFKSVAEVLQDYLKAYPKSKSYDEISKLVVSSYIHQQDYKGALEFLEKKKSKENLAMSLEVSFYRGIQLFNERKLKEALPYFTKSKNSNNPEVNQKAQYWEAETIYRLEDYKDALTKYVVLKKFLKSDKDEFSLIDYNIGYSHFKLKEYDKASIAFEDFLKKDSIENDVRDDALVRLGDSYFAERAYKNAVESYEKLIKEQGSGADYAQYQIGMSYGFTDENDKKIIALTKVVNDFQVSSLKDDALYQLGITYTALKNNEKAQQAFDRLLDKHPKSVFLPKALVRQGLMYYNDNKNQDALQKFKRVTSQFPNSPDAFEAVANARNIYIDNGNLDDYINWIKDLKFINVTNSDLDNTTFAVAEKLYFGSKDGNAIVNSLFKYTRSFPEGIHKIKANYYLADILFKVKEFDKAAANYEVVLEEEQNEFSEESLSKLSQIYLQKGDFNNALPLLDRLEQEAYATENVLFAQSNLMKGYYETEAYDFAIEYAKKILLREKVEQDLEYDAKTIIARASYKTEDFLTAEEFYGEVEKNATGELKAEALFYNAFFKNQQQDYADSNKVVQELIANYSAHKYWAVKSYVIMGKNYYGLKDVYQATFVLENVIKNFKQFEDIIEEAQTELDTIKENEAKTNNSVTPVKTETPKKENKK; this is translated from the coding sequence ATGAAGTTTGGTTTTAATAGAAAACAGTTTCTATTCATTTTTATTTTATTACTTTCTGTATCAGGTTTTTGCCAACAATCTGTTGCAGAAACTAATGTTTTAACGGATTATAATAATGCGTTGCATTTGTTTTATAACAAGGCGTATGCTGCTGCTCAAAAAACATTTACAAAAGTAAATAATGAAGCTACAAAAAGTTCTAATTTAAAATCTGATGCTGCTTATTATGAAGCAATGTGCGCTGTAAAGTTAAATCAGCCAGATGCAGATAAAAAAGTTTTGGCTTTTGTTGACGAAAATCCCAACAGTAACAAGAAGAATAAAGCCTATTTTAATGTTGCCAATTATTATTTTGCAAATAAAAAAGCGGCTTACGCTTTAAAATGGTACGGAAAAGTAAATACAGATTTACTTTCTGATGATAACAGAAAAGAACTTAATTTTAAAAAAGGATATGGTTTATTAGTTACTAATAACTATTCTTTGGCAAAACCACATTTTTTAGGGTTAATTAATGACCCCAAGTATGGTAATGATTCTAGATATTATTATGGTTATATTGCTTATAAATTAGAAGATTATGGAATTGCAGAATCTACTTTAAAAGAAATTGCAGATAATGAAACCTATAGATTAGAGATTTCTTATTATTTGTTAGATATTAGTTTTAAAGCAGGAAAGTTTGAGCGTTGTACAATTGTTGGAGAAGAATTGTTAAAGACTGTAAAGAGAAAAGAAAGATCAGAAATTTCTAAAATTGTAGGAGAAAGTTACTTCAACTTAAAAAAATATGCAGAAGCTATTCCTTATTTAAAAGAATACAGAGGTAAAAAAGGAAAGTGGAATAATACAGATTTTTATCAATTAGGTTATGCTTACTACAAACAAAATGATTTTGAAAATGCTGTAAGTAATTTTAATAAAATAATTGATGAAAAAAATAGCGTTGCCCAAAATGCTTACTATCATTTAGGAGAATGTTATTTAAATTTAGATAAAAAAGCAGAAGCTTTAAATGCTTTTAAATCTGCATCTGAAATGCATTTCGATAGAGAAATTAAACAAGATGCCGCTTTAAACTATGTAAAATTAAGTTACGAAGAAGGAAATCCTTTTAAAAGTGTAGCTGAAGTTTTACAAGATTATTTAAAAGCGTATCCGAAATCTAAATCTTATGATGAGATCAGTAAATTGGTGGTTTCATCATATATCCATCAACAAGATTATAAAGGAGCTTTAGAGTTTTTAGAAAAAAAGAAATCTAAAGAAAATTTAGCAATGTCTTTAGAAGTTTCTTTTTACAGAGGAATTCAATTATTTAATGAGAGAAAGCTAAAAGAAGCGTTGCCATATTTTACAAAAAGCAAGAATTCTAATAACCCAGAAGTAAATCAAAAAGCGCAATATTGGGAAGCAGAAACTATTTATAGATTAGAAGATTATAAAGATGCACTAACAAAGTATGTTGTACTAAAAAAGTTTTTAAAATCTGATAAAGATGAGTTTTCGTTAATTGATTACAATATTGGCTACAGTCATTTTAAGTTGAAAGAATATGATAAAGCAAGTATAGCTTTTGAAGATTTTTTAAAGAAAGACTCAATAGAGAATGATGTTAGAGATGACGCTTTAGTTCGCTTGGGAGATAGTTATTTTGCAGAAAGAGCATATAAAAATGCTGTAGAGTCTTATGAGAAATTAATAAAAGAACAAGGTTCTGGTGCAGATTATGCACAGTACCAAATAGGAATGAGCTATGGTTTTACAGATGAAAATGATAAAAAAATTATAGCACTTACAAAAGTTGTGAATGATTTTCAAGTTTCATCTTTAAAAGATGATGCTTTGTATCAATTGGGAATAACGTATACAGCTCTTAAAAACAATGAGAAAGCACAGCAAGCTTTTGATAGATTGTTAGATAAACATCCAAAAAGTGTTTTCTTACCAAAAGCATTGGTAAGGCAAGGTTTAATGTATTATAATGATAATAAAAATCAAGACGCTTTACAAAAATTTAAAAGAGTTACAAGTCAATTTCCAAATTCACCAGATGCTTTTGAGGCCGTTGCAAATGCAAGAAATATTTATATAGATAATGGTAATTTAGATGATTATATTAATTGGATTAAAGACTTAAAGTTTATAAATGTTACCAATTCAGATTTAGATAATACAACATTTGCAGTTGCTGAAAAATTATATTTTGGCTCAAAAGATGGTAATGCAATTGTAAATAGCCTATTTAAATATACAAGAAGTTTTCCTGAAGGAATTCATAAAATAAAAGCAAATTATTATTTAGCTGATATCCTCTTTAAGGTAAAAGAATTTGACAAAGCAGCTGCAAATTATGAAGTTGTTTTAGAAGAAGAACAAAATGAGTTTAGTGAAGAGTCTTTAAGTAAGTTATCTCAAATTTATTTACAAAAAGGAGATTTTAACAATGCACTTCCGCTTTTAGATAGGTTAGAGCAAGAAGCATATGCAACAGAAAACGTGCTTTTTGCACAGAGTAATTTAATGAAAGGGTATTATGAAACTGAAGCTTATGATTTTGCCATAGAATATGCTAAAAAAATATTGTTAAGAGAGAAAGTTGAACAAGATTTAGAGTATGATGCTAAAACAATTATTGCAAGAGCATCTTATAAAACTGAAGATTTTTTAACTGCTGAAGAGTTTTATGGTGAAGTAGAAAAAAATGCAACAGGAGAGTTAAAAGCAGAAGCCTTGTTTTACAATGCTTTCTTTAAAAACCAACAACAAGACTATGCAGATTCTAACAAAGTAGTTCAAGAATTAATAGCTAATTATTCAGCACATAAGTATTGGGCTGTTAAGAGTTACGTAATAATGGGTAAAAATTATTACGGATTAAAAGATGTGTATCAAGCAACTTTTGTGTTAGAAAATGTAATTAAAAACTTTAAACAATTCGAAGATATTATTGAAGAAGCACAAACAGAATTAGATACTATAAAAGAAAACGAAGCCAAAACAAATAACTCTGTTACACCAGTTAAGACAGAAACTCCTAAAAAAGAAAACAAAAAATAA